The proteins below come from a single Kosakonia sp. SMBL-WEM22 genomic window:
- a CDS encoding zinc ribbon domain-containing protein YjdM, with translation MQLPHCPKCNSEYTYEDNGMFVCPECAHEWNDAEPASASDELIVKDANGNLLADGDSVTVIKDLKVKGSSSMLKIGTKVKNIRLVEGDHNIDCKIDGFGPMKLKSEFVKKN, from the coding sequence ATGCAACTTCCCCACTGCCCTAAATGTAATTCCGAATACACCTATGAAGATAATGGCATGTTCGTTTGCCCGGAATGCGCCCACGAGTGGAACGATGCCGAACCCGCGTCGGCGAGCGATGAATTAATCGTCAAAGACGCAAATGGTAATCTGTTAGCCGACGGCGACAGCGTTACCGTAATTAAGGACTTGAAAGTAAAAGGCAGCTCTTCAATGTTGAAGATCGGCACCAAAGTGAAGAATATTCGCCTGGTGGAGGGCGACCATAATATCGATTGCAAAATCGATGGCTTCGGGCCAATGAAACTGAAATCGGAATTCGTTAAAAAGAATTGA
- the crfC gene encoding clamp-binding protein CrfC produces MHTQTIFELSQEAERLLQLSLHNLLALKKMPSAALDEINISNEMQNNNVLPLHFSARGVEAQEATLQNELRKITRLEMVLAIVGTMKAGKSTTINAIVGTEVLPNRNRPMTALPTLIRHTPGQKEPVLHFSHVGPIDALAQQLQTRLFNYDRGKLAQKIEIDRDMDSLLARIAQGDAFDKHYLGAQPIFHCLKSLNDLVRLSKALGVDFPFAAYAAIEHIPVIEVEFVHLAGLESNLGQLTLLDTPGPNEAGQPHLQKMLSEQLARASAVLAVMDYTQLKSISDEEVRQAISAVGRSVPLYALVNKFDQKDRNSDDEHQVRALISGTLMKGNITPTQIFPVSSMWGYLANRARHELQKKGRLPDPNEQPWVQDFAEAALGRRWRMADLDDTEHIRHAADLLWQDSLFELPIRNLLHAAHANASLYALRSASHKLLNYTQSAREYLDFRYQGLTVAYEQLEHNIARLEEDMTLLRSSQARVRDEVDHEVEEALAAAEIFINGQQFEIVEAIDAWFHDGQLMAMASESQADLRLDERLSPGQLVLEDEGQAQIALSKMRSACETILLAAQERISRELAQRFDELENTLTRSLNDAMRPIETRIKAELSHAGFRARISFPAFQPSTLNFNARALFNNVIAPEETSAAQASRIGGVRETVSRWLNNPNWGWDDYVATRTRYVIDLGTLHKKLTAHVAHFCEQIRKALSAQVDVSVTAGMATFFAEFSQSLSGLQESLRESMAIRQQNESSVSALRRHLLHCIRTAHWIGEDARLLRDDIQTLFAAEQP; encoded by the coding sequence ATGCACACACAAACAATTTTTGAATTAAGTCAGGAAGCAGAACGACTGTTACAACTCTCTTTGCATAATCTGCTGGCCCTGAAAAAAATGCCATCTGCCGCGCTTGATGAGATAAATATCAGCAACGAGATGCAAAATAATAATGTGTTGCCCCTCCACTTCAGCGCCCGCGGCGTTGAGGCGCAAGAAGCGACCTTACAGAACGAACTGCGTAAAATTACCCGGCTGGAGATGGTGCTGGCGATTGTCGGAACCATGAAAGCGGGTAAGTCGACCACCATTAACGCGATTGTCGGCACGGAAGTGTTGCCGAACCGCAATCGCCCGATGACGGCGCTACCGACGCTGATCCGCCATACGCCCGGCCAGAAAGAGCCCGTGCTTCATTTCTCCCATGTCGGCCCGATCGATGCTCTTGCGCAGCAGTTACAGACGCGGCTGTTCAATTACGATCGCGGCAAGCTGGCGCAGAAGATTGAGATCGATCGCGATATGGATTCGCTGCTGGCGCGCATTGCGCAGGGCGATGCGTTCGATAAGCACTATCTCGGCGCACAGCCGATCTTCCACTGCCTGAAAAGCCTCAATGATCTTGTTCGTCTGTCGAAAGCGCTGGGCGTCGATTTTCCCTTTGCGGCCTACGCGGCAATTGAGCATATTCCGGTCATCGAAGTGGAGTTTGTTCACCTGGCGGGACTTGAGAGCAACCTTGGTCAACTCACCCTGCTCGACACGCCTGGGCCGAACGAAGCCGGGCAGCCCCATTTACAGAAGATGCTCAGCGAGCAGCTGGCGCGCGCCTCGGCGGTGCTGGCGGTAATGGATTATACCCAGCTGAAATCGATCTCTGATGAGGAGGTGCGCCAGGCAATTTCGGCCGTTGGCCGCTCGGTTCCGCTCTACGCGCTGGTGAATAAGTTCGATCAAAAAGATCGCAACAGCGACGATGAGCACCAGGTTCGCGCACTTATCTCCGGCACGTTAATGAAGGGCAATATCACGCCGACGCAGATCTTCCCGGTCTCATCGATGTGGGGCTACCTGGCGAACCGCGCCCGCCACGAGTTGCAGAAAAAGGGGCGTCTGCCCGATCCGAATGAGCAGCCGTGGGTGCAGGACTTTGCCGAAGCGGCACTTGGCCGCCGCTGGCGCATGGCAGATCTGGATGATACTGAACACATTCGTCACGCCGCCGATCTGCTATGGCAGGATTCGCTGTTTGAATTGCCGATCCGCAACTTGTTGCACGCGGCTCACGCCAACGCTTCTCTCTATGCGTTGCGATCCGCCTCCCATAAGCTCCTCAACTACACCCAGAGCGCGCGTGAGTATCTCGATTTCCGCTATCAGGGTTTGACCGTCGCCTATGAGCAGCTTGAGCACAACATCGCCCGGCTGGAGGAGGATATGACGCTGCTGCGCAGCAGCCAGGCGCGGGTGCGTGATGAAGTCGATCATGAAGTGGAAGAGGCGCTGGCGGCGGCAGAGATTTTTATCAACGGCCAGCAGTTTGAAATTGTCGAAGCGATCGATGCCTGGTTCCATGATGGCCAGCTGATGGCGATGGCCAGCGAGAGCCAGGCCGATTTACGCCTTGATGAGCGCTTAAGCCCCGGCCAGCTGGTGCTGGAGGATGAAGGCCAGGCGCAGATTGCTCTGAGCAAAATGCGCTCCGCCTGCGAGACGATTCTGCTGGCGGCGCAAGAGCGCATCAGCCGTGAACTGGCACAGCGCTTTGATGAGCTGGAAAACACGCTGACGCGCTCATTGAACGACGCCATGCGCCCGATCGAAACGCGTATTAAAGCGGAGCTGAGCCATGCTGGTTTTCGCGCCCGCATCTCTTTTCCCGCCTTTCAGCCGAGTACACTCAACTTCAATGCCCGCGCGCTGTTTAACAATGTTATCGCGCCGGAAGAGACCAGCGCCGCGCAGGCCAGCCGCATTGGCGGCGTACGCGAAACAGTCTCGCGCTGGCTCAATAACCCCAACTGGGGCTGGGACGACTATGTGGCGACACGCACCCGGTATGTGATCGATCTCGGCACACTGCATAAGAAACTGACTGCCCATGTGGCGCACTTCTGCGAGCAGATCCGCAAAGCGTTAAGCGCGCAGGTGGATGTCTCCGTTACCGCCGGGATGGCAACCTTTTTTGCTGAGTTCTCCCAAAGCCTTTCCGGTTTGCAGGAGAGCCTGCGCGAGAGCATGGCAATCCGCCAGCAGAATGAATCCTCGGTCAGCGCGCTGCGTCGCCATTTGCTGCACTGTATCAGGACGGCGCACTGGATCGGTGAGGACGCGCGGCTGTTGCGTGACGATATCCAGACGCTCTTCGCGGCGGAGCAACCATGA
- a CDS encoding diguanylate cyclase regulator RdcB family protein, which translates to MKNRLLDGPGRVLESIHPKFIVDLVQGIDASRQTTIAPQQQIFRERLAQEIMAQTQLRPWAISGKLEENDALRLGLAEKLASMLDPGYLALTRITQRLKAMQHAERRPGSVTPGAQQQYNVLLEHFSQRAAFKQKALTQRGLAVQAGHHSEQVFTHWRAGSYNSWSMAGRCYVALEELRWGAFGDACRLANEDVATMLKDNLRVMAAEFLAQGINASQGTRHFYHQWLAAPSTPGVMEYKDLLGWLGDWCDAERHPICWSVTQSWQPVALGMPRLCSAARLATAMVDEIFDDV; encoded by the coding sequence ATGAAAAATCGATTGCTCGACGGCCCTGGCCGGGTGCTGGAGTCTATTCATCCAAAATTTATTGTCGATCTGGTGCAGGGCATCGACGCGTCGCGTCAGACGACGATTGCGCCACAGCAGCAGATTTTCCGTGAGCGGCTGGCGCAGGAGATTATGGCCCAGACGCAGCTGCGCCCGTGGGCGATCTCCGGCAAGCTTGAAGAGAACGACGCTCTGCGGCTCGGGCTGGCAGAAAAACTGGCGAGCATGCTCGATCCCGGTTATCTGGCACTGACGCGTATTACGCAGCGGCTGAAGGCGATGCAGCACGCCGAGCGGCGTCCCGGCAGCGTCACGCCCGGCGCGCAGCAGCAGTACAACGTGTTGCTGGAGCACTTTAGCCAGCGCGCGGCGTTTAAACAGAAGGCGCTGACGCAGCGCGGGCTGGCGGTGCAGGCGGGGCATCATAGTGAACAAGTTTTTACCCACTGGCGGGCGGGAAGCTACAACAGCTGGTCGATGGCCGGACGCTGCTATGTCGCACTGGAGGAGCTGCGCTGGGGTGCGTTTGGCGATGCCTGCCGGCTGGCGAATGAGGATGTGGCGACAATGCTGAAAGATAACCTGCGGGTGATGGCGGCAGAGTTTCTGGCGCAGGGTATCAATGCGTCGCAGGGGACGCGCCACTTCTACCATCAATGGCTGGCCGCGCCGTCGACGCCTGGCGTAATGGAGTATAAAGATCTGCTGGGCTGGCTGGGAGACTGGTGTGATGCAGAGCGTCACCCAATTTGCTGGTCGGTGACGCAGAGCTGGCAGCCCGTCGCGCTGGGGATGCCGAGACTCTGCTCGGCAGCCCGTCTGGCGACGGCGATGGTTGATGAGATCTTCGACGACGTCTAG